One window of the Dermacentor andersoni chromosome 10, qqDerAnde1_hic_scaffold, whole genome shotgun sequence genome contains the following:
- the LOC126518953 gene encoding insulin-like yields MASSSSVANVAGCGLLLLLLCGLAASSLIEKRTRFCGPYLVETLDALCGGEFFDPSQKRHAGRQQMALQPMWLPWAMEPRLGFLDAKTALQLLRPAAHRQVRGIIEECCHKSCSVAEMMSYCGRDRPTSTNE; encoded by the exons ATGGCCTCTTCCTCCTCGGTGGCAAACGTGGCAGGCTGCggcctgttgctgctgctgctgtgtggtCTCGCGGCCTCGTCTCTGATTGAGAAGCGCACCCGGTTCTGCGGACCGTACCTGGTGGAAACGCTGGATGCCCTGTGCGGTGGCGAGTTCTTCGACCCTTCCCAGAAGAGGCACGCCGGCCGCCAACAAATGGCGTTGCAGCCCATGT GGCTCCCGTGGGCGATGGAGCCACGCTTGGGTTTCCTGGACGCCAAGACGGCGCTGCAGCTGTTGCGGCCCGCCGCCCACCGCCAGGTGCGGGGCATCATCGAGGAGTGCTGTCACAAGAGCTGCTCCGTCGCGGAGATGATGTCCTACTGCGGACGGGACAGGCCTACCAGCACGAACGAATAA